A part of Propioniciclava coleopterorum genomic DNA contains:
- a CDS encoding anthranilate synthase component I: MSAVTPDLAGFRAAAADGRRVISVWTRLLADDLTPVGLYHHLCGDRVNTFLLESAEAGVFSRYSIVGVNSAAVLSERDGQAHWDGRALAHLPQDGDPLDALAAALERLHTPLDPELPPLSSGMVGYLGYDIVRRLEKLPDANPDDLHIPELVMMLASDLAVLDHHTGQVWLIANAVNFDDTDERLEAAHADAVARVEAMVARLAEPAQPLVSLPLTEPDDLGATRQRTPAEFEAAVLEAVEDIKAGEAFQIVVSQRFEAPCDADALDVYRVLRLGNPSPYLYLLRLADCSIVGSSPEALVTVQDRHVLTHPIAGSQPRGTTAEEDAAHEAKLASDPKERAEHLMLVDLGRNDLGRVCVPGTVTVVEFMKVRRYSHIMHLESTVTGTLSPGRTALEATLSCFPAGTLSGAPKVRAMEIIDSLEVSRRGLYGGVVGYFDFAGNSDVAIAIRTAVLKDGRAYVQAGGGIVADSVPAAEDLESRNKAAAALRAVAVASQVRRIADA, translated from the coding sequence ATGAGCGCCGTCACCCCCGACCTGGCCGGGTTCCGCGCGGCGGCGGCGGACGGCCGCCGGGTCATCAGCGTCTGGACGCGGCTGCTCGCCGACGACCTCACTCCCGTGGGGCTGTACCACCACCTGTGCGGCGACCGCGTCAACACGTTCCTGCTCGAGTCCGCGGAGGCGGGTGTGTTCTCCCGCTACTCGATCGTCGGGGTGAACTCCGCCGCGGTGCTGTCCGAGCGCGACGGGCAGGCGCACTGGGACGGCCGCGCGCTCGCCCACCTGCCGCAGGACGGCGACCCCCTCGACGCCCTGGCGGCGGCCCTGGAGCGCCTCCACACCCCGCTCGATCCGGAACTCCCACCGCTGAGCTCCGGGATGGTCGGCTACCTGGGCTACGACATCGTGCGGCGGCTGGAGAAGCTGCCCGACGCCAACCCCGACGACCTGCACATCCCCGAGCTCGTCATGATGCTCGCCTCCGACCTGGCGGTCCTGGACCACCACACCGGGCAGGTGTGGCTGATCGCCAACGCCGTCAACTTCGACGACACCGACGAGCGCCTCGAGGCGGCGCACGCGGACGCCGTCGCGCGCGTCGAGGCGATGGTGGCACGGCTCGCCGAGCCGGCGCAGCCCCTGGTTTCGCTGCCGCTGACCGAGCCCGACGACCTGGGCGCCACGAGGCAGCGCACCCCGGCCGAGTTCGAGGCCGCGGTGCTGGAGGCCGTGGAGGACATCAAGGCGGGCGAGGCCTTCCAGATCGTCGTCAGCCAGCGGTTCGAGGCGCCGTGCGACGCCGACGCCCTCGACGTGTACCGGGTGCTGCGGCTGGGCAACCCCAGCCCGTACCTGTACCTGCTGCGCCTGGCGGACTGCTCGATCGTCGGGTCGAGCCCCGAGGCGCTGGTCACGGTGCAGGACCGCCACGTCCTGACCCATCCGATCGCCGGCTCGCAGCCGCGGGGGACGACCGCGGAGGAGGACGCCGCCCACGAGGCGAAGCTGGCCTCCGACCCCAAGGAGCGCGCCGAGCACCTCATGCTCGTCGACCTGGGGCGCAACGATCTGGGCCGGGTGTGCGTGCCCGGCACCGTCACGGTCGTGGAGTTCATGAAGGTGCGCCGCTACAGCCACATCATGCACCTGGAGTCCACGGTGACCGGGACGCTCAGCCCGGGCCGCACCGCCCTGGAGGCGACGCTGTCCTGCTTCCCCGCCGGGACGCTGTCGGGCGCCCCCAAGGTGCGCGCCATGGAGATCATCGACTCCCTCGAGGTCTCGCGCCGCGGACTGTACGGCGGCGTGGTCGGCTACTTCGATTTCGCCGGGAACTCCGACGTCGCGATCGCGATCCGGACCGCGGTCCTGAAGGACGGCCGCGCCTACGTGCAGGCCGGCGGGGGCATCGTCGCCGACTCGGTGCCCGCCGCGGAGGACCTGGAGTCCCGGAACAAGGCCGCGGCCGCGCTGCGCGCGGTGGCGGTGGCGTCCCAGGTGCGCCGGATCGCCGATGCGTGA
- the hisI gene encoding phosphoribosyl-AMP cyclohydrolase → MSDVLDPAIAGALKRNADGLVAAVTQDAATGAVLMQAWMNDEALARTLATREATYWSRSRGELWVKGATSGHTQHVRSVRLDCDGDTVLLSVDQVGAACHTGDATCFDARILLGEQA, encoded by the coding sequence ATGTCCGACGTGCTCGATCCCGCGATCGCGGGCGCCCTGAAGCGCAACGCCGACGGCCTCGTCGCCGCCGTGACCCAGGACGCCGCCACCGGCGCCGTCCTGATGCAGGCGTGGATGAACGACGAGGCGCTGGCGCGCACGCTGGCGACCCGCGAGGCGACCTACTGGTCCCGGTCGCGCGGCGAGCTGTGGGTCAAGGGCGCCACCAGCGGACACACCCAGCACGTGCGCTCGGTGCGCCTGGACTGCGACGGCGACACCGTCCTGTTGAGCGTCGACCAGGTCGGCGCCGCGTGCCACACCGGCGACGCGACCTGCTTCGACGCCCGCATCCTGCTGGGGGAGCAGGCATGA